From Microbacterium pseudoresistens, the proteins below share one genomic window:
- a CDS encoding zinc-binding dehydrogenase, translating to MTGATGRAAVMSSFGADFEIRAFPQPVAEPGGLVVEIEAATVCGSDLHAWKGELSLPIDPPLILGHEMTGRIIEIGDGAEIDSVGQPLQVGDRVVWAHLPCGHCHECTVEHQPVLCGNRYIAYLTDCSVAPHFTGSFAEYGVVRPGAGRVRVPDAVESTWASAGSCALRTVIRAMEIAGPIDRDDTVVVQGAGPLGLFATALLSLHDPRRLVVVGAPEDRLALAREWGATDTVSVERGQEPQERIDEVLRITGRGASVAFELAGFPGVVGEGVQMMARNGRYVVMGTLGGPPQPINASTIATRGITVRGSMSGDIGDYHRAMLALERYRDRFDWSRMLGNEYPLERLSEAMTTMQRMEEIKPVIRPTATV from the coding sequence ATGACCGGCGCCACCGGCCGGGCCGCCGTCATGAGCTCCTTCGGCGCCGACTTCGAGATCCGTGCGTTCCCTCAGCCGGTCGCCGAGCCCGGCGGCCTCGTCGTGGAGATCGAGGCGGCGACGGTCTGCGGCTCCGATCTGCACGCCTGGAAGGGCGAGCTGTCGTTGCCGATCGACCCGCCGCTCATCCTCGGCCACGAGATGACGGGGCGCATCATCGAGATCGGCGACGGCGCGGAGATCGACAGCGTCGGCCAGCCGTTGCAGGTCGGGGACAGGGTCGTGTGGGCGCACCTGCCTTGCGGCCACTGCCACGAGTGCACGGTCGAGCACCAGCCGGTGCTGTGCGGGAACCGCTACATCGCCTACCTGACGGACTGCAGCGTCGCCCCGCACTTCACGGGGAGCTTCGCCGAATACGGGGTCGTGCGCCCAGGTGCGGGGCGGGTGCGCGTGCCGGATGCGGTCGAATCGACCTGGGCGTCGGCGGGCAGCTGTGCGCTGCGGACCGTTATCCGCGCCATGGAGATCGCCGGACCGATCGACCGGGACGACACGGTCGTCGTGCAGGGCGCGGGCCCGCTGGGGCTGTTCGCCACGGCGCTGCTGTCGCTGCATGACCCGCGCCGGCTCGTCGTCGTGGGTGCACCGGAGGACCGCCTCGCACTGGCCAGGGAGTGGGGTGCGACCGACACGGTCAGCGTCGAGCGCGGCCAGGAGCCGCAGGAGCGGATCGACGAGGTGCTCCGCATCACCGGTCGGGGCGCCTCCGTGGCGTTCGAGCTCGCAGGCTTCCCCGGTGTCGTCGGCGAGGGCGTGCAGATGATGGCGCGCAACGGGCGGTACGTCGTGATGGGGACGCTGGGCGGGCCGCCCCAGCCCATCAACGCATCGACGATCGCGACCCGCGGTATCACGGTCCGTGGCTCAATGAGCGGGGACATCGGCGACTACCACCGGGCGATGCTCGCGCTCGAGCGCTACCGCGACCGCTTCGACTGGAGTCGCATGCTGGGCAACGAGTATCCGCTCGAAAGACTGTCGGAGGCGATGACGACCATGCAGCGCATGGAGGAGATCAAGCCCGTGATCCGGCCGACAGCCACCGTCTGA
- a CDS encoding copper resistance CopC family protein, which produces MTNSTQLTRPTEQVCPTEQERTARTRRAPQRLRAVVTGIVIAAAAVLGTALPASAHDELISSTPEVDAVLETAPTEIVLGFSGDVLEGTATVVLLDADGTDHVSGAPEVLSGTVTTPVAEGLKAGAYEVRWAVTSEDGHPISGVIPFTIDGAASPEPTNSAEPTTPPSPTATAGPGDSAAPTATPDENGQGLPVAAIVAIVIGGLVVLGIVIAIVMAALRRRSATGSTGTSSDDAPRS; this is translated from the coding sequence ATGACGAATTCGACCCAACTGACAAGACCAACCGAACAGGTGTGTCCGACCGAACAGGAAAGAACCGCGCGCACCCGCCGCGCACCGCAGCGCCTGCGCGCCGTGGTCACCGGCATCGTGATCGCCGCGGCCGCCGTGCTGGGCACGGCGTTGCCGGCATCCGCACACGACGAGCTCATCTCCAGCACCCCCGAGGTGGATGCGGTGCTCGAGACGGCGCCGACCGAGATCGTGCTCGGCTTCTCGGGCGACGTGCTCGAGGGCACGGCCACCGTCGTGCTGCTGGACGCCGACGGCACCGATCACGTCTCCGGCGCTCCGGAGGTGCTCAGCGGCACCGTCACCACCCCGGTGGCGGAGGGGCTGAAGGCCGGTGCGTACGAAGTGCGCTGGGCGGTGACCTCCGAAGACGGGCACCCGATCTCGGGCGTCATCCCGTTCACGATCGACGGCGCCGCCTCGCCGGAGCCGACGAACAGCGCCGAGCCGACGACCCCGCCGTCGCCCACCGCCACGGCGGGGCCGGGTGACTCCGCGGCCCCGACCGCGACGCCGGACGAGAACGGACAGGGCCTGCCCGTGGCCGCCATCGTGGCGATCGTCATCGGCGGACTGGTCGTGCTCGGCATCGTCATCGCGATCGTCATGGCCGCCCTGCGCCGCCGGTCGGCGACCGGATCGACCGGCACGTCGTCCGATGACGCGCCCCGGTCGTAA
- a CDS encoding Dyp-type peroxidase gives MSGAPDKGRATRRQFLLGGAAAGVGAVGGAAAGATLAATAPATSPDPTASAPPALHGASTVAFHGAHQAGIATDAPAHALFLALDLRDGVDREALGRLMRTLSDDAARLSAGRPALADTEPELAPAPANLTVTFGFGPGFVARAGGEMPAWLGPLPAFGIDRLRPEYGDGDLLLQICSDDPLTAAHAARMLLKDARSFATVRWRQRGFRRAHGTQAPGTTMRNLFGQVDGTSNPRPGSAEFARTVWIDDGWLAGGTSVVVRRIRLDLDGWDRIDRAGREQSVGRTLADGAPLTGGGEHDEPDLAATTPLGFPVIPAFAHLRRARGEGGGEGAAERIFRRAYNDDADPSGEEISESALVFVSFQADVHAQFVPIQQRLDELDLLNTWTTPIGSAVFAVPPGCAPGGWIGETLLA, from the coding sequence ATGAGCGGCGCCCCGGACAAGGGGCGTGCGACCCGGCGGCAGTTCCTCCTCGGAGGGGCCGCCGCCGGCGTCGGCGCCGTCGGGGGTGCCGCGGCGGGTGCGACGCTCGCCGCGACCGCTCCCGCCACCTCTCCCGATCCGACAGCATCCGCGCCGCCCGCGCTGCACGGCGCGAGCACGGTCGCCTTCCACGGTGCGCATCAGGCGGGCATCGCCACGGATGCGCCCGCCCACGCGCTGTTCCTCGCGCTCGATCTGCGCGACGGTGTGGACCGGGAGGCGCTGGGCCGGCTGATGCGCACGCTCAGCGACGACGCGGCCCGTCTCTCGGCGGGCCGCCCGGCCCTGGCCGACACCGAGCCGGAGCTCGCCCCGGCCCCGGCGAACCTCACCGTCACGTTCGGCTTCGGCCCCGGCTTCGTCGCCCGTGCGGGCGGGGAGATGCCGGCCTGGCTGGGCCCGCTGCCGGCGTTCGGCATCGATCGGCTGCGGCCGGAGTACGGCGACGGCGACCTGCTGCTGCAGATCTGCTCCGACGACCCGCTCACGGCCGCGCACGCGGCGCGCATGCTGCTGAAGGATGCGCGCTCGTTCGCCACCGTGCGCTGGCGCCAGCGCGGGTTCCGCCGGGCGCACGGCACGCAAGCGCCTGGTACGACGATGCGCAACCTCTTCGGCCAGGTCGACGGCACGTCCAACCCGCGGCCGGGCAGTGCCGAGTTCGCGCGTACGGTGTGGATCGACGACGGCTGGCTCGCGGGCGGTACGAGCGTCGTCGTGCGGCGCATCCGCCTCGACCTCGACGGCTGGGACCGCATCGATCGTGCCGGCCGGGAGCAGTCGGTCGGGCGCACCCTCGCCGACGGGGCGCCGCTCACCGGGGGAGGAGAGCACGACGAGCCCGATCTCGCCGCGACCACCCCGCTCGGCTTTCCGGTGATCCCGGCCTTCGCGCACCTGCGCCGGGCGCGCGGCGAGGGCGGCGGTGAGGGTGCCGCTGAGCGCATCTTCCGCCGCGCGTACAACGATGACGCGGATCCGTCGGGAGAGGAGATCTCGGAGTCCGCGCTCGTGTTCGTGTCGTTCCAGGCGGATGTGCACGCGCAGTTCGTGCCGATCCAGCAGCGGCTCGATGAGCTCGATCTGCTGAACACGTGGACGACCCCCATCGGGTCTGCCGTGTTCGCGGTGCCGCCGGGATGCGCTCCTGGCGGCTGGATCGGCGAGACCCTCCTCGCGTGA
- a CDS encoding aldehyde dehydrogenase family protein, with amino-acid sequence MTTTFEGLRSALEDHETTLPERFLLDMGAGTREPERWFANLDPATGELLAEVATATPAEVSDAVGAAEAAAPAWAAAAPAQRGELLRRLGALVRREAETLARLEVRDTGKPLAQGRADIAAAARYFEYYGSIVEGLLGDSIPLGSASLAVVENVPHGVTGHIVPWNYPAQIAARSVGAALAMGNAAVVKPADEAPLVTLCYARLAREAGFPAGVFNVIPGGAETGTALITDDRVDHVSFTGSVATGRLVAGTVAGRGRPTLLELGGKSAHLVLEGADISRAAPVIARALLLHAGQTCTAGTRVIVHESLRAELLDALAPHFAGATLGPGLTEPTVGPVVSERQAERVRGFIDRAQADGAAIVAQAEPGGHAGGFFVPPVLFDAVSQSSELFAEEVFGPVLAVTAVSSDEEAREAAHNSRYGLTGAVWCQDVDRALAMARSLDVGQAYINGYAPGGGVELPFGGTRDSGYGREKGVAALREYSQARTLFVDIRG; translated from the coding sequence ATGACGACGACGTTCGAGGGTCTGCGATCGGCCCTGGAGGATCACGAGACCACGCTCCCCGAGCGGTTCCTCCTCGACATGGGCGCGGGGACGCGCGAGCCCGAGCGATGGTTCGCGAACCTGGACCCGGCGACGGGCGAGCTGCTGGCCGAGGTGGCCACGGCGACCCCCGCCGAAGTCTCCGACGCGGTCGGCGCGGCCGAAGCAGCGGCACCGGCCTGGGCGGCAGCCGCACCCGCGCAGCGTGGAGAGCTCCTGCGCCGCCTCGGTGCGCTCGTGCGTCGGGAGGCCGAGACGCTGGCACGGCTCGAGGTGCGCGACACCGGCAAGCCGCTGGCTCAGGGGCGCGCGGACATCGCCGCAGCGGCGCGTTATTTCGAGTACTACGGATCCATCGTGGAGGGGCTGCTCGGTGACAGTATCCCGCTGGGATCCGCGTCGTTGGCCGTGGTGGAGAACGTGCCCCACGGCGTCACGGGCCACATCGTGCCATGGAACTATCCGGCGCAGATCGCGGCGCGGTCGGTGGGCGCGGCGCTCGCCATGGGCAACGCGGCCGTGGTGAAACCCGCCGACGAGGCACCTCTGGTCACCCTCTGCTACGCCCGCCTCGCACGGGAGGCGGGGTTTCCCGCCGGAGTGTTCAACGTCATCCCCGGCGGGGCGGAAACCGGCACGGCGCTCATCACCGACGACCGCGTCGATCACGTCTCCTTCACGGGCTCCGTCGCGACGGGTCGCCTCGTTGCCGGCACGGTCGCGGGCCGGGGGAGGCCGACGCTGCTGGAGCTCGGCGGGAAGTCCGCCCACCTGGTGCTCGAGGGTGCCGACATCTCCCGCGCGGCGCCCGTGATCGCGCGGGCGCTGCTGCTGCACGCCGGACAGACCTGCACGGCGGGCACGCGCGTCATCGTCCACGAGTCGCTGCGCGCAGAGCTCCTGGACGCTCTCGCCCCGCATTTCGCCGGGGCGACGCTCGGCCCCGGGCTGACGGAGCCCACCGTGGGCCCCGTGGTCTCCGAGCGGCAGGCGGAGCGCGTGCGCGGGTTTATCGATCGGGCGCAGGCCGACGGCGCGGCGATCGTGGCGCAAGCCGAACCGGGCGGACATGCGGGCGGCTTCTTCGTGCCGCCGGTGCTCTTCGACGCCGTCTCGCAGTCCAGCGAACTGTTCGCCGAGGAGGTGTTCGGCCCGGTTCTGGCCGTGACGGCCGTCTCCTCCGACGAGGAGGCGCGTGAGGCCGCGCACAACTCCCGCTACGGCCTCACCGGAGCCGTCTGGTGTCAGGACGTCGATCGTGCGCTGGCGATGGCGCGCTCGCTGGATGTCGGGCAGGCCTACATCAACGGCTATGCACCGGGCGGTGGCGTTGAGCTGCCCTTCGGCGGCACGCGGGACAGCGGCTACGGCCGGGAGAAGGGCGTGGCCGCGCTCCGCGAATACAGCCAGGCGCGGACGCTGTTCGTCGACATCCGTGGCTGA
- a CDS encoding copper chaperone PCu(A)C yields the protein MTTSSPFRSFSLRSAAGAGALALAAGLALSGCAPAASAGTSPSASASASTAASSVTVVDGWIKAADSGMSAAFGELRNDGAADATLTAVRTTASSMIQLHETVDDGAGQMQMQEKDGGFAIPAGGRHVLEPGGDHIMFMELAAPLRAGDEVELTLEFSDGSTTSVTLPVKDYAGANEKYSDGDEHAGHGSAR from the coding sequence ATGACAACTTCTTCCCCCTTCCGTTCCTTCTCGCTCCGCTCCGCCGCCGGCGCCGGTGCGCTGGCGCTCGCGGCGGGTCTCGCTCTCAGCGGATGCGCCCCCGCGGCCTCGGCCGGCACCTCGCCCTCGGCATCCGCCTCGGCGTCGACCGCCGCCTCCTCGGTCACCGTCGTCGACGGATGGATCAAGGCGGCCGACAGCGGCATGTCGGCCGCCTTCGGTGAGCTGCGCAACGACGGCGCCGCCGATGCGACCCTCACGGCGGTGCGCACGACGGCGTCGTCGATGATCCAGCTGCACGAGACCGTCGACGACGGCGCCGGTCAGATGCAGATGCAGGAGAAGGACGGCGGATTCGCAATCCCCGCCGGCGGCAGGCACGTGCTCGAACCCGGCGGCGACCACATCATGTTCATGGAGCTGGCCGCCCCGTTGCGCGCCGGTGACGAGGTCGAGCTCACACTGGAGTTCTCCGACGGATCGACGACGTCGGTGACGCTCCCGGTCAAGGACTACGCGGGCGCGAACGAGAAGTACAGCGACGGCGACGAGCACGCCGGTCACGGCTCGGCACGATGA
- a CDS encoding FAD-dependent oxidoreductase, which produces MTKLRLAIVGAGPAGIYAADLLLKAERRFDVSIDLFEQLPAPYGLVRYGVAPDHPRIKGIINALRDVLDRGDIRLFGNVRFGEDITIDDLKRHYNAVIFATGAVRDTSLDIPGIDAAASHGAADFVSWFDGHPDVPREWPLDAASVAVLGNGNVALDVSRMLAKHAEDLLVTEVPANVHAGLEASAVTDVHVFGRRGPAQVKFTPLELRELGELRDVDMVVYDEDFDYDEASIQAIASNKQVMVIDRVLQSWRKRDSVNNAGGTASRRLHLHFWARPVEVRKDADGRVSALVYERTKPDGQGGAVGTGEMREVPVQALYRAIGYFGSPLPGVPFDKKHGVIPNREGQVLAKDSNQRVPGIYATGWIKRGPVGLIGHTKSDAMETVRHLINDQGSWWQPEQPEEAAIPALLAERGVQWTDLDGWHRLDAHEIALGGAEERERIKVVPRDEMVRISRGE; this is translated from the coding sequence ATGACCAAGCTCAGGCTTGCCATCGTCGGAGCCGGCCCCGCCGGCATCTACGCCGCCGACCTCCTGCTCAAGGCGGAGCGGCGCTTCGACGTCTCCATCGACCTGTTCGAGCAGCTTCCCGCGCCGTACGGACTGGTGCGCTACGGCGTCGCCCCCGACCATCCGCGCATCAAGGGCATCATCAACGCCCTGCGCGACGTGCTCGACCGCGGCGACATCCGCCTGTTCGGCAATGTGCGCTTCGGCGAGGACATCACGATCGACGACCTGAAGCGCCACTACAACGCCGTGATCTTCGCCACCGGCGCGGTGCGCGACACGAGCCTCGACATCCCCGGCATCGACGCGGCGGCCTCGCACGGCGCGGCCGATTTCGTCAGCTGGTTCGACGGGCATCCGGATGTGCCGCGCGAGTGGCCGCTGGACGCCGCCTCGGTCGCCGTCCTCGGCAACGGCAACGTGGCCCTCGACGTGTCGCGGATGCTCGCCAAGCACGCCGAAGACCTCCTCGTCACCGAGGTGCCCGCCAACGTGCACGCGGGCCTGGAGGCCAGCGCCGTCACGGATGTGCACGTGTTCGGCCGCCGCGGCCCCGCGCAGGTGAAGTTCACCCCGCTCGAGCTGCGCGAGCTCGGCGAGCTGCGCGACGTGGACATGGTCGTCTACGACGAGGACTTCGACTACGACGAGGCGTCCATCCAGGCCATCGCGAGCAACAAGCAGGTCATGGTCATCGACCGCGTGCTGCAGTCGTGGCGCAAGCGGGACTCGGTCAACAACGCCGGCGGCACCGCATCCCGCCGTCTGCACCTGCACTTCTGGGCGCGTCCCGTCGAGGTCAGGAAAGACGCCGATGGCCGCGTGAGCGCCCTCGTGTACGAGCGCACCAAGCCCGACGGGCAGGGGGGCGCCGTGGGCACGGGCGAGATGCGCGAGGTGCCGGTGCAGGCGCTGTACCGCGCGATCGGCTATTTCGGTTCGCCGCTGCCCGGGGTTCCCTTCGACAAGAAGCACGGCGTCATCCCGAACCGCGAGGGCCAGGTGCTCGCCAAGGACTCCAACCAGCGCGTGCCCGGTATCTACGCGACCGGCTGGATCAAGCGCGGCCCGGTGGGCCTGATCGGGCACACCAAGTCGGATGCGATGGAGACGGTGCGCCACCTCATCAACGATCAGGGCTCGTGGTGGCAGCCTGAGCAGCCCGAGGAGGCGGCCATCCCGGCACTGCTCGCCGAACGCGGCGTGCAGTGGACGGATCTCGACGGCTGGCACCGCCTCGACGCGCACGAGATCGCCCTGGGCGGCGCCGAGGAGCGCGAGCGCATCAAGGTCGTCCCCCGTGACGAGATGGTGCGCATCTCCCGCGGGGAGTGA
- a CDS encoding polyprenyl synthetase family protein, protein MTSSPLASGSRLASRLGFSDRVFVGPAARRLAAEVEAGLDLVESGLAEDLHVADSLADTTSRYLYEAGGKRVRPVLALLTAQLGEGNIPAVIDIAKALEITHLGSLYHDDVMDGADRRRGVPAAHAVWGNNVAILTGDILFSRASQLMSRHGDRAIRLQSDTFERLVLGQLHETVGPQEGEDPIEFYLQVLADKTGSLIAAATQGGAIFSHAPEEYVEPLRRYGEKVGVAFQLLDDVIDLSADADDTGKVPGTDLRAGVPTMPSLLLARETDAASVSLSAQIDDGVARIAEGEDPAILDEPLRRLRDHAVTAKTMDLAREWTDDALAALAPLSKGPVRDALERFARTLADRSS, encoded by the coding sequence GTGACTTCGAGCCCTCTCGCGTCGGGTTCGCGACTGGCGAGCCGACTCGGTTTCAGCGACCGCGTCTTCGTCGGTCCTGCCGCTCGCCGACTGGCCGCCGAGGTCGAGGCGGGCCTCGACCTCGTCGAGTCCGGTCTCGCCGAGGATCTGCACGTCGCCGACAGCCTCGCCGACACCACGAGCCGCTACCTGTACGAGGCCGGCGGCAAGCGCGTGCGTCCTGTCCTGGCACTGCTCACGGCACAGCTGGGCGAGGGCAACATCCCCGCCGTCATCGACATCGCCAAGGCCCTGGAGATCACGCATCTCGGCTCGCTGTACCACGACGACGTCATGGACGGCGCCGACCGCCGCCGCGGGGTTCCCGCCGCGCACGCGGTGTGGGGCAACAACGTCGCCATCCTCACCGGCGACATCCTCTTCTCCCGGGCCAGCCAGCTCATGTCGCGCCACGGCGACCGGGCCATCCGGTTGCAGTCCGACACGTTCGAGCGTCTCGTGCTCGGGCAGCTGCACGAGACCGTCGGACCGCAGGAGGGCGAGGACCCGATCGAGTTCTATCTCCAGGTGCTCGCCGACAAGACCGGCTCGCTCATCGCCGCCGCCACCCAGGGCGGGGCGATCTTCTCGCACGCGCCCGAGGAATACGTGGAGCCGCTGCGCCGCTACGGCGAGAAGGTAGGCGTCGCCTTCCAGCTGCTCGACGACGTGATCGACCTCTCGGCCGACGCCGACGACACCGGCAAGGTGCCGGGCACCGACCTGCGCGCGGGCGTGCCGACCATGCCGTCGCTGCTGCTGGCCCGAGAGACGGATGCCGCATCCGTCTCTCTGTCGGCGCAGATCGACGACGGAGTCGCCAGGATCGCCGAGGGCGAGGATCCGGCGATCCTCGACGAGCCGCTGCGTCGGCTGCGCGACCACGCGGTCACCGCGAAGACCATGGACCTGGCCAGGGAATGGACCGACGACGCGCTCGCCGCCCTCGCCCCGCTCTCGAAGGGCCCCGTGCGCGATGCGCTGGAGCGGTTCGCGCGCACGCTGGCCGATCGCAGCAGCTGA
- a CDS encoding hydroxymethylglutaryl-CoA lyase codes for MAEQTVDGSVPGLTALDRGLPAVHPDPALPTRVRVYEVGPRDGLQAESRVVPTAEKVRFIRALRSAGLETVEATSFVAPGWIPQLDDAAEIMAELESDAEHLPVLVPNQRGVERALAAGSRAVAVFVSATETFAQRNLNRSLREAMDAALDAVAYARAAGMTVRGYVSMVFGDPWEGAVSLSNVAAISAELLSAGCDEISLGDTIGVATPGHVARAVERLDATGVPSSAIALHLHDTYGQALANVLEGLRAGVTTFDSSAGGLGGCPYAGSATGNLATEDLLWMLTGLGIETDVDLRAVHRAGSRVSTILGRASVSRVAAALEAPRPA; via the coding sequence GTGGCTGAGCAGACGGTCGACGGGTCCGTGCCCGGTCTCACAGCGCTGGATCGGGGCCTGCCCGCGGTGCATCCCGATCCGGCGCTGCCGACCCGGGTCCGCGTCTACGAGGTCGGCCCCCGCGACGGACTCCAGGCGGAGAGCCGCGTCGTCCCCACGGCAGAGAAGGTGCGCTTCATCCGCGCGCTGCGCTCCGCCGGACTCGAGACCGTGGAGGCGACCAGTTTCGTCGCCCCCGGGTGGATTCCTCAGCTCGACGATGCGGCGGAGATCATGGCGGAACTGGAATCGGATGCCGAGCACCTTCCGGTTCTCGTTCCCAATCAGCGCGGCGTGGAGCGAGCCCTGGCTGCGGGGTCGCGAGCCGTTGCCGTCTTCGTCAGTGCGACCGAAACCTTCGCGCAACGCAATCTGAACCGCAGCCTCCGGGAGGCGATGGATGCCGCCCTCGACGCCGTCGCGTACGCGCGTGCGGCGGGCATGACCGTCCGCGGGTACGTGTCGATGGTGTTCGGCGATCCCTGGGAGGGGGCGGTGTCGCTGTCGAACGTCGCGGCGATCTCGGCGGAGCTTCTCTCTGCGGGATGCGACGAGATCTCTTTGGGAGACACGATCGGAGTGGCGACCCCCGGGCACGTCGCCCGTGCCGTCGAGAGGCTTGACGCGACCGGAGTGCCATCGAGCGCGATCGCGCTGCACTTGCACGACACATACGGACAGGCGCTAGCGAACGTTCTGGAGGGACTGCGTGCGGGGGTCACGACGTTCGATTCGTCAGCCGGAGGGCTCGGCGGGTGCCCGTATGCGGGCTCGGCGACGGGCAACCTCGCGACCGAGGACCTCCTGTGGATGCTGACGGGGCTCGGCATCGAGACCGATGTCGACCTGCGTGCGGTGCATCGAGCGGGGTCACGTGTCTCCACGATCCTCGGGAGGGCCTCGGTATCACGGGTCGCTGCGGCTCTCGAAGCGCCCCGACCGGCATAG
- a CDS encoding class I SAM-dependent methyltransferase, with product MTPDEPNRADLGKDPARVSGMFDQVAKGYDRTNVVMTAGNDALWRAATTRAVAPKRGERILDLGAGTASSSASLAASGADVVAADFSPGMLAEGERRHGHLRNLSFVQADATDLPFGDDEFDAVTMSYSLRNVNDPKKALRELFRVTKPGGRLVINEFSTPPSPLFRGFYRFYNARVLPRVARLAGTNGEAYDYLNESIAAWPDQATLSAWIREAGWTDVAHRNLSFGIVALHRARKPGSPS from the coding sequence ATGACCCCGGACGAGCCCAACCGCGCCGATCTCGGCAAGGATCCCGCGCGCGTGAGCGGCATGTTCGATCAGGTCGCCAAGGGGTATGACCGCACGAACGTCGTGATGACGGCAGGCAACGACGCCCTGTGGCGGGCCGCCACCACCCGCGCCGTCGCGCCAAAGCGCGGCGAGCGCATCCTCGATCTGGGGGCGGGCACGGCGTCGTCGTCTGCGTCGCTCGCCGCGAGCGGGGCCGATGTCGTCGCCGCGGACTTCTCGCCCGGCATGCTGGCCGAGGGTGAGCGCCGGCACGGGCACCTGCGCAACCTCTCCTTCGTGCAGGCGGATGCGACCGATCTTCCATTCGGCGACGACGAGTTCGACGCGGTCACGATGTCGTACAGCCTGCGCAACGTGAACGATCCGAAGAAGGCGCTGCGCGAGCTGTTCCGGGTGACCAAGCCCGGTGGGCGCCTGGTGATCAACGAGTTCTCCACGCCGCCGAGCCCGCTGTTCCGCGGGTTCTACCGCTTCTACAACGCCCGGGTGCTGCCGCGCGTCGCGCGTCTGGCCGGCACGAACGGCGAGGCCTACGACTATCTCAACGAGTCGATCGCGGCATGGCCCGATCAGGCGACCCTGTCGGCGTGGATCCGCGAGGCGGGCTGGACGGATGTCGCCCACCGCAACCTGTCATTCGGGATCGTCGCGCTGCACCGGGCCCGCAAACCCGGTTCGCCGAGCTGA
- a CDS encoding cupin domain-containing protein, which translates to MSYLWAADGPQRYPDDGSEPAWDSHFPPVGGFRFVTYSLPPVGHPVPAEAAGEEAQAHARRTFPGLLDTYEDDGSGTHTSDTTDVAIVLSGEVVLGLSDGSETVLRAGDTIVQNGTAHSWENRSAERAELLFVLIGAERSGS; encoded by the coding sequence ATGAGCTATCTCTGGGCGGCCGACGGCCCCCAGCGGTATCCCGACGACGGATCCGAGCCCGCGTGGGACTCGCACTTCCCGCCCGTGGGAGGCTTCCGCTTCGTGACATACTCGTTGCCGCCGGTGGGCCATCCGGTGCCCGCCGAAGCGGCCGGCGAGGAGGCGCAGGCGCACGCGCGGAGGACGTTCCCCGGACTTCTCGACACGTATGAGGACGACGGATCGGGGACGCACACCTCCGACACGACCGATGTGGCGATCGTGCTGTCGGGCGAGGTCGTCCTCGGCCTGTCGGACGGCTCGGAGACAGTGCTGAGGGCGGGCGACACGATCGTGCAGAACGGCACGGCGCACAGCTGGGAGAACCGGAGCGCCGAGCGCGCCGAGTTGCTCTTCGTGCTCATCGGCGCGGAGCGGAGCGGATCATGA